A region of Arvicanthis niloticus isolate mArvNil1 chromosome 18, mArvNil1.pat.X, whole genome shotgun sequence DNA encodes the following proteins:
- the Pard6a gene encoding partitioning defective 6 homolog alpha isoform X1: protein MARPQRTPARSPDSIVEVKSKFDAEFRRFALPRASVRGFQEFSRLLCVVHQIPGLDVLLGYTDAHGDLLPLTNDDSLHRALASGPPPLRLLVQKRAEGDSSGLAFASNSLQRRKKGLLLRPVAPLRTRPPLLISLPQDFRQVSSVIDVDLLPETHRRVRLHKHGSDRPLGFYIRDGMSVRVAPHGLEQVPGIFISRLVRGGLAESTGLLAVSDEVLEVNGIEVAGKTLDQVTDMMVANSHNLIVTVKPANQRNNVVRGASGRLTGPSPIGPGPADPDSDDDSSDLVIENRHPTCSNGLSQGPLCWDLQPGCLLPGAGSSLPSLDSREQANSGWGNGIRGDVSGFSL from the exons TTTGACGCCGAGTTCCGACGCTTTGCACTACCCCGCGCTTCGGTGAGAGGCTTTCAGGAGTTCTCGCGGTTGCTGTGTGTGGTACATCAGATCCCTGGCCTGGATGTGTTGCTTGGCTATACGGATGCTCACGGTGACTTGCTGCCCCTCACTAACGATGACAGTTTGCACCGGGCCTTGGCCAGCGGGCCCCCACCTCTGCGCCTCTTGGTCCAGAAACGGG CAGAAGGTGACTCCAGTGGCCTGGCTTTTGCCTCCAACTCTCTACAGAGGCGCAAGAAAGGGCTTCTGCTACGACCAGTGGCACCTCTGCGCACCAGGCCACCCTTGTTAATCAGCTTGCCCCAAGATTTCCGCCAGGTATCGTCAGTTATAGATGTGGACCTACTACCTGAGACCCATCGACGTGTGAGGCTGCACAAACATGGCTCAGACCGTCCCCTGGGCTTCTACATTCGAGATGGCATGAGTGTTCGTGTGGCTCCCCACGGCCTGGAGCAGGTTCCAGGAATCTTCATCTCCCGCTTGGTACGTGGGGGGCTGGCTGAGAGTACAGGGCTGCTGGCGGTCAGTGATGAGGTCCTCGAGGTCAATGGCATTGAGGTGGCTGGGAAGACCTTGGACCAAGTGACAGACATGATGGTTGCCAACAGCCATAACCTCATTGTCACTGTCAAGCCTGCCAACCAGCGTAACAATGTGGTACGAGGGGCATCTGGgcgtctgacagggccatccccTATAGGGCCTGGGCCGGCTGATCCTGACAGTGACGATGACAGCAGTGACCTGGTCATTGAAAATCGCCACCCTACCTGCTCTAATGGGCTGTCCCAGGGGCCCCTGTGCTGGGACCTGCAACCTGGCTGCCTACTTCCTGGTGCTGGCAGCTCTCTGCCCTCCTTGGATAGCAGAGAGCAAGCCAATTCTGGCTGGGGGAATGGCATTCGAGGTGATGTTAGCGGATTCAGCCTATGA
- the Pard6a gene encoding partitioning defective 6 homolog alpha isoform X2, giving the protein MARPQRTPARSPDSIVEVKSKFDAEFRRFALPRASVRGFQEFSRLLCVVHQIPGLDVLLGYTDAHGDLLPLTNDDSLHRALASGPPPLRLLVQKREGDSSGLAFASNSLQRRKKGLLLRPVAPLRTRPPLLISLPQDFRQVSSVIDVDLLPETHRRVRLHKHGSDRPLGFYIRDGMSVRVAPHGLEQVPGIFISRLVRGGLAESTGLLAVSDEVLEVNGIEVAGKTLDQVTDMMVANSHNLIVTVKPANQRNNVVRGASGRLTGPSPIGPGPADPDSDDDSSDLVIENRHPTCSNGLSQGPLCWDLQPGCLLPGAGSSLPSLDSREQANSGWGNGIRGDVSGFSL; this is encoded by the exons TTTGACGCCGAGTTCCGACGCTTTGCACTACCCCGCGCTTCGGTGAGAGGCTTTCAGGAGTTCTCGCGGTTGCTGTGTGTGGTACATCAGATCCCTGGCCTGGATGTGTTGCTTGGCTATACGGATGCTCACGGTGACTTGCTGCCCCTCACTAACGATGACAGTTTGCACCGGGCCTTGGCCAGCGGGCCCCCACCTCTGCGCCTCTTGGTCCAGAAACGGG AAGGTGACTCCAGTGGCCTGGCTTTTGCCTCCAACTCTCTACAGAGGCGCAAGAAAGGGCTTCTGCTACGACCAGTGGCACCTCTGCGCACCAGGCCACCCTTGTTAATCAGCTTGCCCCAAGATTTCCGCCAGGTATCGTCAGTTATAGATGTGGACCTACTACCTGAGACCCATCGACGTGTGAGGCTGCACAAACATGGCTCAGACCGTCCCCTGGGCTTCTACATTCGAGATGGCATGAGTGTTCGTGTGGCTCCCCACGGCCTGGAGCAGGTTCCAGGAATCTTCATCTCCCGCTTGGTACGTGGGGGGCTGGCTGAGAGTACAGGGCTGCTGGCGGTCAGTGATGAGGTCCTCGAGGTCAATGGCATTGAGGTGGCTGGGAAGACCTTGGACCAAGTGACAGACATGATGGTTGCCAACAGCCATAACCTCATTGTCACTGTCAAGCCTGCCAACCAGCGTAACAATGTGGTACGAGGGGCATCTGGgcgtctgacagggccatccccTATAGGGCCTGGGCCGGCTGATCCTGACAGTGACGATGACAGCAGTGACCTGGTCATTGAAAATCGCCACCCTACCTGCTCTAATGGGCTGTCCCAGGGGCCCCTGTGCTGGGACCTGCAACCTGGCTGCCTACTTCCTGGTGCTGGCAGCTCTCTGCCCTCCTTGGATAGCAGAGAGCAAGCCAATTCTGGCTGGGGGAATGGCATTCGAGGTGATGTTAGCGGATTCAGCCTATGA
- the Pard6a gene encoding partitioning defective 6 homolog alpha isoform X3, with product MARPQRTPARSPDSIVEFDAEFRRFALPRASVRGFQEFSRLLCVVHQIPGLDVLLGYTDAHGDLLPLTNDDSLHRALASGPPPLRLLVQKRAEGDSSGLAFASNSLQRRKKGLLLRPVAPLRTRPPLLISLPQDFRQVSSVIDVDLLPETHRRVRLHKHGSDRPLGFYIRDGMSVRVAPHGLEQVPGIFISRLVRGGLAESTGLLAVSDEVLEVNGIEVAGKTLDQVTDMMVANSHNLIVTVKPANQRNNVVRGASGRLTGPSPIGPGPADPDSDDDSSDLVIENRHPTCSNGLSQGPLCWDLQPGCLLPGAGSSLPSLDSREQANSGWGNGIRGDVSGFSL from the exons TTTGACGCCGAGTTCCGACGCTTTGCACTACCCCGCGCTTCGGTGAGAGGCTTTCAGGAGTTCTCGCGGTTGCTGTGTGTGGTACATCAGATCCCTGGCCTGGATGTGTTGCTTGGCTATACGGATGCTCACGGTGACTTGCTGCCCCTCACTAACGATGACAGTTTGCACCGGGCCTTGGCCAGCGGGCCCCCACCTCTGCGCCTCTTGGTCCAGAAACGGG CAGAAGGTGACTCCAGTGGCCTGGCTTTTGCCTCCAACTCTCTACAGAGGCGCAAGAAAGGGCTTCTGCTACGACCAGTGGCACCTCTGCGCACCAGGCCACCCTTGTTAATCAGCTTGCCCCAAGATTTCCGCCAGGTATCGTCAGTTATAGATGTGGACCTACTACCTGAGACCCATCGACGTGTGAGGCTGCACAAACATGGCTCAGACCGTCCCCTGGGCTTCTACATTCGAGATGGCATGAGTGTTCGTGTGGCTCCCCACGGCCTGGAGCAGGTTCCAGGAATCTTCATCTCCCGCTTGGTACGTGGGGGGCTGGCTGAGAGTACAGGGCTGCTGGCGGTCAGTGATGAGGTCCTCGAGGTCAATGGCATTGAGGTGGCTGGGAAGACCTTGGACCAAGTGACAGACATGATGGTTGCCAACAGCCATAACCTCATTGTCACTGTCAAGCCTGCCAACCAGCGTAACAATGTGGTACGAGGGGCATCTGGgcgtctgacagggccatccccTATAGGGCCTGGGCCGGCTGATCCTGACAGTGACGATGACAGCAGTGACCTGGTCATTGAAAATCGCCACCCTACCTGCTCTAATGGGCTGTCCCAGGGGCCCCTGTGCTGGGACCTGCAACCTGGCTGCCTACTTCCTGGTGCTGGCAGCTCTCTGCCCTCCTTGGATAGCAGAGAGCAAGCCAATTCTGGCTGGGGGAATGGCATTCGAGGTGATGTTAGCGGATTCAGCCTATGA
- the Pard6a gene encoding partitioning defective 6 homolog alpha isoform X4 translates to MRAIQFDAEFRRFALPRASVRGFQEFSRLLCVVHQIPGLDVLLGYTDAHGDLLPLTNDDSLHRALASGPPPLRLLVQKRAEGDSSGLAFASNSLQRRKKGLLLRPVAPLRTRPPLLISLPQDFRQVSSVIDVDLLPETHRRVRLHKHGSDRPLGFYIRDGMSVRVAPHGLEQVPGIFISRLVRGGLAESTGLLAVSDEVLEVNGIEVAGKTLDQVTDMMVANSHNLIVTVKPANQRNNVVRGASGRLTGPSPIGPGPADPDSDDDSSDLVIENRHPTCSNGLSQGPLCWDLQPGCLLPGAGSSLPSLDSREQANSGWGNGIRGDVSGFSL, encoded by the exons TTTGACGCCGAGTTCCGACGCTTTGCACTACCCCGCGCTTCGGTGAGAGGCTTTCAGGAGTTCTCGCGGTTGCTGTGTGTGGTACATCAGATCCCTGGCCTGGATGTGTTGCTTGGCTATACGGATGCTCACGGTGACTTGCTGCCCCTCACTAACGATGACAGTTTGCACCGGGCCTTGGCCAGCGGGCCCCCACCTCTGCGCCTCTTGGTCCAGAAACGGG CAGAAGGTGACTCCAGTGGCCTGGCTTTTGCCTCCAACTCTCTACAGAGGCGCAAGAAAGGGCTTCTGCTACGACCAGTGGCACCTCTGCGCACCAGGCCACCCTTGTTAATCAGCTTGCCCCAAGATTTCCGCCAGGTATCGTCAGTTATAGATGTGGACCTACTACCTGAGACCCATCGACGTGTGAGGCTGCACAAACATGGCTCAGACCGTCCCCTGGGCTTCTACATTCGAGATGGCATGAGTGTTCGTGTGGCTCCCCACGGCCTGGAGCAGGTTCCAGGAATCTTCATCTCCCGCTTGGTACGTGGGGGGCTGGCTGAGAGTACAGGGCTGCTGGCGGTCAGTGATGAGGTCCTCGAGGTCAATGGCATTGAGGTGGCTGGGAAGACCTTGGACCAAGTGACAGACATGATGGTTGCCAACAGCCATAACCTCATTGTCACTGTCAAGCCTGCCAACCAGCGTAACAATGTGGTACGAGGGGCATCTGGgcgtctgacagggccatccccTATAGGGCCTGGGCCGGCTGATCCTGACAGTGACGATGACAGCAGTGACCTGGTCATTGAAAATCGCCACCCTACCTGCTCTAATGGGCTGTCCCAGGGGCCCCTGTGCTGGGACCTGCAACCTGGCTGCCTACTTCCTGGTGCTGGCAGCTCTCTGCCCTCCTTGGATAGCAGAGAGCAAGCCAATTCTGGCTGGGGGAATGGCATTCGAGGTGATGTTAGCGGATTCAGCCTATGA